GCTTATTTGTTTGCTCTTGATCTAATTTAGTTTTACCTATTTTAGTCCACTGCTCTTTAATTGTTTGATTCGTTTCTAATGATGAGGCGATTGATAATAATGCACCGTAAAGAGTATTAGTAGGTAAATAATCTAAACCTGCTTTAGTAACTAATCCGCCTACTTCAATTAAATGCCTAGTGCGCATT
This genomic window from Candidatus Trichorickettsia mobilis contains:
- a CDS encoding conjugal transfer protein TraD; this encodes MRTRHLIEVGGLVTKAGLDYLPTNTLYGALLSIASSLETNQTIKEQWTKIGKTKLDQEQTNKHAVILKFEQEPSGEIRKSVREHGLKWNKLRSEWYGYCASVDSLKNDLGTSKYNLEQII